The Hymenobacter swuensis DY53 genome includes the window GCCGACACGCCGTTCTTCATGATTCGCCTGGTGGAGCAGCGCCGCCTGCAACAGGCGGAGCGGGAGCTGGCCCAGAGTGAGCGGCGCTTCGAGGCCGTGTTTGCCAACGCCACGCTCGGCATCATCGTCTGCGACCAAGCCGGCGACATTGTGTCGGCCAACCAGCTGGCCGGACAGCTGTTCGGCTACTCCACCGACGAGCTGCTCGGCCAGCGCGCAGCTGCTCGTGGTGCCCGAGGCCACCGGCCGCCACCACGAGCAGCTGCGCGCCTCCTTCAACGCCCACCCGCAGGTGCGCGGCATGGGTAGCCACCGCGTGTTTCGGGGCCAACGCCAGGACGGCTCAGCGTTTCCGGTGGAAGTCAACCTGAGCTATTTTCACCTGGATGAAGAGCTTTACGTGGTGGCCTACGTGTTCGACCTCACCAAAAAAAAGCCGCTGAGCAGGAGCTGATGGCTCAGCATCAGCGCGTGGCCCGCCTCAACGCCGACCTGGAACAAAAGGTGGCCGACCGCACCCACGCCCTGCTCACCACTTTAGAACAGCTGGAGAAGCGCCGCCGCGAGCTGGCCCTGACCCTGGCTGCCGAGCGGGAGTTGGGCGAGCTGAAGTCGCGCTTCGTGAGCATGGCCTCGCACGAGTTCCGTACCCCGCTCACGGCCGTGCTCACCTGCGCCGAGCTGATTGCCGACTATACCACAACCCGGCAGCAGCCTCAGCGCCTCAAGCACGTGCAGCGCATTCAGACCTCAGTAAAGCAGCTGAACAATATTCTGGAAGAGTTTCTATCAGTGGGCCGCATCGAGGAAGGCAAGATTGAGAGCCAGCCTGCCGACTGCAACCTGACGGCCCTGCTCACCGCAACTACCTCTGACGTGCAGTCCCTACTCAAAGCCGGCCAGCACATTGCGTGGCAGGTACAGTGCCCGCATACCTTCCGGCTCGATGCGTCGCTGCTGCGCAAAATTCTGGTAAACCTGCTGTCCAATGCGCTTACATACTCGGCTGAGGGCACGGTGGTGACGGTGCAGGCCGACTGCCACCAGCACCGGCTCCGGCTGAGCGTGGCCGACCAGGGTGTGGGCATTTCGGCAGAAGACCAGGCGCATTTGTTTGAGCGGTTTTTCCTGGCCCGCAACGTAAGCACCGTGCCCGGTACCGGCCTGGGCCTCTACATCATTGCCCGGTACCTGGAGTTGATGGGCGGTACTATCGCCCTGCACAGCGAACTGAACGTGGGCACTTCCGTCACCATCACCATTCCATATGAAAACCATTCTGCTGATTGAGGACGACGCGCCCATCCGCGAGAATACCGCCGAGCTGCTGGAACTGGCCGGCTACGCCGTGCAGACGGCCGAAAACGGCCAGCTGGGCGTGGTGCAGGCCCTGACCACCAAGCCCGACCTGGTGCTGTGCGACATCATGATGCCGGTGCTCGATGGCTACGGCGTGCTCCAGATTTTCAACCAGCACCCGCAGCTGGCTGGCGTACCGTTCATCTTCCTGACCGCCAAAACCGAGCGCACCGACCTGCGTAAGGGCATGACGCTGGACGCCGATGACTACCTGACCAAGCCCTTCGACAAGGCCGAGCTGCTAAGCGCCATTACCGGCCGCCTGGCCCGCTTTCAGCACCTGCAGCCCGACTACGACCTACAGCCTGAGAGTAGCCTGGGCGCGTTTCTGGACGATGCCCGCGCCGGGGGGCAGCTCGAACAGCTCGCCGTAGACCGCAAAAGCCACCTTGTGCGCAAAAAGCAGGATATCTACCTGGAAGGCGACGAGGCCGCGCGGGTGTACTTCGTGCAGACCGGCCGGGTGAAAACCAGCAAAGTCACCGACGGCGGCAAGGAGCTGATTACGGGGCTCTTCGGGCCGGGCGAGTTCTTCGGCTACCTATCCGTACTGGCCCACACGCCCCACACCGATTCGGCCGTGGCTGTGGATGATACGACGCTGGTGTATATTCCGAAGGACGATTTCGCACACTTGCTGCACCGCAACGCCGAGGTCAGCCAGCAGTTTATCCGGCTGCTGGCGGACCGGGTGGAGGAGCGGGAAGAATGGCCTGATTGAGCTGACGCCCGGCAACATCCGGGTGCTGGAACCCGAGAAGCTGCGCCACGCCCGCTGGTAGCCCGGCCGGCGGAAACAAACAACGGCCCCACTAGTCCACCCTGACAAAGCTCACCCACGCCGGTGATTTTCGTCGTGTGGCACCCGGGCAGCGGCGGCTAGCTTTGGCCTGACGGCCTGACGCCGCTTGTTTTCGCCCTAAGCCCCGCCTGATGGACTACCACATTGTGCCCGTTGAAGAAGCTGCCCGGTTGCTCGGCACCACGCCGGCCGGCCTGGCCACGCCCACGGCCCGGCAGCGGCTCATCGAGCACGGCCCCAACCAACTGGCCGACGCCCACCGGAAAACCATCGGGCAGCTGGTGCTGCACCAACTGCTCGACGTGATGATTCTGGTGCTGCTGGCCGCCGCCGGGGTATCGGGGCTGATGGGCGAGTGGAAATCCGTCTATGTCATCCTGGCCATTGTGGTGGTCAACGCCGTCATCGGTTTCCTGCAGGAATACCGGGCCGAAAAGGCCATGGAAGCCCTCCAGAAGATGGCGGCCAGCCAGGCCCAGGTGCTGCGCGACGGCCAAGCGGCGAAAGTAGCCGCCGCCGATCTGGTGCCCGGCGACATGGTGCTACTCGAAGCCGGCAACATCATTCCGGCCGACCTCCGGTTTATCGAAACCCACGCCCTGAAGGTGGATGAGTCGTCGTTGACCGGCGAATCGACGAACGTGGAGAAGGACCCGGCCCCGCTGCCCGCCGGCGACTACCCGCTGGGCGACAGGCTGAACCTGGGTTTCAAAGGCACCTTCGTGACCAACGGGCGGGCCACGGCCTACGTGGTGGGCACCGGCATGCACACCGAACTGGGCCGGATTGCTACCCTCATTCAAACTGCCGAAACCAGTACGCCTTTGCAAAAGCGACTGGCCACTTTGGGCAAGCGGCTGGCGGTGGCAGCGCTGGTGGTAGGCGCCCTGTTTTTTGCGGTGGGCTGGCTACGGGGCGAGCCGCTGCGCGAGCTGCTGCTGGTATCCATTTCGCTGGCCATTGCTGCGCTGCCCGAGGCTTTGCCTGCGCTGGTAACCATCTCGCTGGCGCTGGGGGCCAAGCGGCTCGTGGACAGCCACGCCCTCATCCGCAAGCTGCCGGCCGTGGAAACGCTGGGCTCGGTCACCTACATCTGCACGGATAAAACCGGCACGCTCACCCTCAACAAGATGACAGTGGAGGAAGTGTTTGAGGTTCCGGATTTCCGCTTGCCCGTGCTTGAAGACGGCCACGGGCTGCTCACGGCCATGGCCCTGAACACCGATGCCACCCAGGATGACCAGGGCCAGTGGCTGGGCGACTCCACCGAGGTGGCGCTGGCCCGCTACGCCGCCGAACAGGAGCACAGCCGCGCGGCCCTCGAAGCCCGGTTTCCGCGCCTTGCCGAGCTGCCCTTCGACTCGGAGCGCAAGTGCATGAGCACCCTGCACCAAACCCCGCAGGGCGTCCTGGTCGTCACGAAAGGGGCCGTGGGCTCTTTGTTTGCGCAGCTCGATACCAGCCAGCAGGCCGGTATTCCCGACCTGAAGCGCCGCGTGGACGCGCTGGCCGGCCAGGGCCACCGGGTGCTGGGCTACGCCGCCCGGCTGCTGCCCGAATTGCCCGCTGAAATCACGTCGGCCACCATCGAAACCGGTCTGGTCTTCGTGGGCTTCGCGGGTTTGCTCGACCCGCCCCGTCCCGAGGCCCGGCAAGCCGTGGCCGAGTGCAAAGCGGCGGGCATTACGGCCGTCATGATTACCGGCGACCACCAGCTCACGGCCCGCGCCGTGGCCGAAAGCTTGGGCATCATTACCTCAGGTGAGGACCTGGTGCTGACCGGCAAGGAGCTGACCCAGCTCGACGAGCCTGCGTTTGCCGAGTTGGTGGAACAGGTGCGGGTGTACGCCCGCGTAGATCCGGCTCAGAAGCTGCGCATCGTTAGCGCCCTGCAAAGCCGGCACCAGTTCGTGGCCATGACCGGCGACGGGGTAAACGACGCCCCGGCGCTCAAAAACGCGGATATCGGCATTGCCATGGGTATCAATGGCACCGAGGTGTCTAAGGAGGCGGCCCACATGATTCTGCTCGACGACGATTTCGCCACCATCGTGGAGGCCGTGCGGCACGGCCGCCGCATCTACGGCAACATCCTCAAGTTTATCCGCTATATCATGGCTGGCAGCGCGGGCGAAATCTGCACCCTGTTTTTCGCGCCCTTGTTCGGGCTGCCCATTCCGCTGCTGGCCATTCACATCCTCTGGATCAACCTGATAACCGACGGTCTGCCCGGGCTGGCGCTGGCCTACGAGCCCTCGGAGCCCAACAGCATGAAACGGCCGCCCATTGATCCGAAACAGACCATTTTTGCCGATGGGCTGGGCTGGTTTATCGTGTGGGTTGGGCTGTTGGTGGGCGGGGTTACCATTGGCATGCAGGCCTGGGCCATTCACGGGGCCGGTACGCATTGGCAGACCATGACCTTCAGTGTGTTGTGCTTCTCGCAGCTGGGGCTGGCCTTCACCGTCCGCTCCCGCCACGAGTCGGCGTTTCGCATCGGGCTGTTTGCCAACAAGCCCATGCTGGGCGCGCTTACCCTCACCTTCGGACTGCAGCTGCTGATTATTTACGTACCGTTCTTCAACGACCTGTTCCGAACCGAGCCGCTGACCTGGCCGGAGCTGGGCCTCACGCTGGCCGTGTCGAGCGTGGTGTTCTGGGCCGTGGAAGCCCACAAGCTGGTCAGCCGCCTGCGGGAGCCCGCGTCAGTTTCATCAGCTCCAGTACCACCAGCGCCGACGCCCGCAACCCCGCCGGCGCGGGCTGGCGAGCCAGCCCAGCAACCAACCAACCGGCCCACGAAGCCCATTTCAGAGCCGCTTTTGCAGCCTTAGGAGCACCGCATTCGGGCTTGCGCCACCCCCTCGTTTCCGCCCTCGTGCTGACGTCCGCTTATGGAAGTAGAACGGCCTGACCAACCTGAAGCATTCGTTTCCGGCTGCTGTTTGCCCCGTCAAACCTATCACCGCTCCTGCCTGAGCAGCTACCATCTGCCATCGTGCCTATTCACTCTGCCATGGAACCCAACATCGTTGTTCTGACCGATTTTTCGCCCGCGGCGGCGCAGGCCCGCACCTATGCCGCCGCCCTGGCCGCGCCGCTGGGGGCCGTCGTGCATCTGGTCCATATCTACTCGCCGGTGCCGCTGAACGTGGAGTACGACATGGTGACGCCCCTACCGATGGAGGCGCGCTACATGCAGCAAATCAGCCATTCGCTGGAGGAACTGGCGGCAGCCCTGCCCGTGCCGGCCACCGCCGAGCTGCTGGAAGCGGACTGGTACGGGGCCGTACAGCAGACGCTGCGCAACTACCAGCCTCTGCTGCTGGTGGCGGGCCTCTCAAAAACCAACGGCTGGCTGGACGAATGGCTCAGCAACCGCGCCCTGCCGCTGGCGCATCAGCCGGGCTACCCCTTGCTGCTCGTGCCCCAGGAGCTGTCGGCGGTGCCGGTGTGCCCGCCCCGGCGTCTGGTGCTGGCCGTGCAGGACGAGGGGTTTAGCCTCACGGCGGAAGCCCGGGCGTTGGCCCCACTGCTCGACGCGCTGCACATCGAAGTCGTCGTGGTGACGGTGCTACCTTACGAGCAGCGGGCGGCCGGGGAGCAGGGCTTCCACTCGGCGCAGCACTGCCGGCTGGCCGCTTCTGTAAGCCGTCACGACCAGCACAAAGTGGTGCATGAGCTACCCGCGCGCGGAATCATGCAGGCCGTGGATGAACTGGCGGCCGATGGGCTGGTGCTGCTGGACCTGGGCCACGGGTGGGCACATACGCTCTTTGAGGGCAGCGTTATCAGTCAGGTGGTCCGCCAGACGCGGGTGCCGGTACTGCTGCTGCCGGCCCGCCCTACGCCCCCGCACGAATAGTGCGCGGCGGCCCCATTTCCGGCCCCGCGTTCAGTTGGCTGCCAGCATCGTCACTATCTACCACCTTACTCTGCCTTTCCCATGTCACTTACGCTTCTTGTTCTAGCCGGCTTTTATCCGCCCGCCCGCAACGCCATGCAATACGCTGGCCCAGGCTCT containing:
- a CDS encoding PAS domain S-box protein — translated: MPEATGRHHEQLRASFNAHPQVRGMGSHRVFRGQRQDGSAFPVEVNLSYFHLDEELYVVAYVFDLTKKKPLSRS
- a CDS encoding sensor histidine kinase, producing MAQHQRVARLNADLEQKVADRTHALLTTLEQLEKRRRELALTLAAERELGELKSRFVSMASHEFRTPLTAVLTCAELIADYTTTRQQPQRLKHVQRIQTSVKQLNNILEEFLSVGRIEEGKIESQPADCNLTALLTATTSDVQSLLKAGQHIAWQVQCPHTFRLDASLLRKILVNLLSNALTYSAEGTVVTVQADCHQHRLRLSVADQGVGISAEDQAHLFERFFLARNVSTVPGTGLGLYIIARYLELMGGTIALHSELNVGTSVTITIPYENHSAD
- a CDS encoding response regulator, producing the protein MKTILLIEDDAPIRENTAELLELAGYAVQTAENGQLGVVQALTTKPDLVLCDIMMPVLDGYGVLQIFNQHPQLAGVPFIFLTAKTERTDLRKGMTLDADDYLTKPFDKAELLSAITGRLARFQHLQPDYDLQPESSLGAFLDDARAGGQLEQLAVDRKSHLVRKKQDIYLEGDEAARVYFVQTGRVKTSKVTDGGKELITGLFGPGEFFGYLSVLAHTPHTDSAVAVDDTTLVYIPKDDFAHLLHRNAEVSQQFIRLLADRVEEREEWPD
- a CDS encoding cation-translocating P-type ATPase; the protein is MDYHIVPVEEAARLLGTTPAGLATPTARQRLIEHGPNQLADAHRKTIGQLVLHQLLDVMILVLLAAAGVSGLMGEWKSVYVILAIVVVNAVIGFLQEYRAEKAMEALQKMAASQAQVLRDGQAAKVAAADLVPGDMVLLEAGNIIPADLRFIETHALKVDESSLTGESTNVEKDPAPLPAGDYPLGDRLNLGFKGTFVTNGRATAYVVGTGMHTELGRIATLIQTAETSTPLQKRLATLGKRLAVAALVVGALFFAVGWLRGEPLRELLLVSISLAIAALPEALPALVTISLALGAKRLVDSHALIRKLPAVETLGSVTYICTDKTGTLTLNKMTVEEVFEVPDFRLPVLEDGHGLLTAMALNTDATQDDQGQWLGDSTEVALARYAAEQEHSRAALEARFPRLAELPFDSERKCMSTLHQTPQGVLVVTKGAVGSLFAQLDTSQQAGIPDLKRRVDALAGQGHRVLGYAARLLPELPAEITSATIETGLVFVGFAGLLDPPRPEARQAVAECKAAGITAVMITGDHQLTARAVAESLGIITSGEDLVLTGKELTQLDEPAFAELVEQVRVYARVDPAQKLRIVSALQSRHQFVAMTGDGVNDAPALKNADIGIAMGINGTEVSKEAAHMILLDDDFATIVEAVRHGRRIYGNILKFIRYIMAGSAGEICTLFFAPLFGLPIPLLAIHILWINLITDGLPGLALAYEPSEPNSMKRPPIDPKQTIFADGLGWFIVWVGLLVGGVTIGMQAWAIHGAGTHWQTMTFSVLCFSQLGLAFTVRSRHESAFRIGLFANKPMLGALTLTFGLQLLIIYVPFFNDLFRTEPLTWPELGLTLAVSSVVFWAVEAHKLVSRLREPASVSSAPVPPAPTPATPPARAGEPAQQPTNRPTKPISEPLLQP
- a CDS encoding universal stress protein, with the protein product MPIHSAMEPNIVVLTDFSPAAAQARTYAAALAAPLGAVVHLVHIYSPVPLNVEYDMVTPLPMEARYMQQISHSLEELAAALPVPATAELLEADWYGAVQQTLRNYQPLLLVAGLSKTNGWLDEWLSNRALPLAHQPGYPLLLVPQELSAVPVCPPRRLVLAVQDEGFSLTAEARALAPLLDALHIEVVVVTVLPYEQRAAGEQGFHSAQHCRLAASVSRHDQHKVVHELPARGIMQAVDELAADGLVLLDLGHGWAHTLFEGSVISQVVRQTRVPVLLLPARPTPPHE